The following are encoded together in the Daucus carota subsp. sativus chromosome 5, DH1 v3.0, whole genome shotgun sequence genome:
- the LOC108221481 gene encoding uncharacterized protein LOC108221481 has protein sequence MWKEERSNKTVIKGKARFMKCCIDGEIRLPEANKTPSYLKALYEDPVQGPKFHENVTIYNQMFSFTSMGGNVDRSINNGGGPVVYRLNGVNIHQFGSLLPTGSSNPKFCQMYIYNTENEIVNRMRWIDNPEKRGINPRIVEGLIKMFDEINVLVQKFRQACDRFKEDNIVQLKIHLKASRSVSGRPNNISPSDEVAAVLVGDTKYTKGVRDIVVESNIKGLTRIPEIHPLRASLQFPILFPNGEDGYHEHLHYYKKGKRKNGEKKREKITAKEYYSYKLQVRKNQDYTLRLGGRLYQQYIVDSFSSIEQARLYWVKKHQEELRCDLYNNIRDQVRIGDGDSSNVGKSYILPSSFTGSKRYMQQNFQDALAVCRVIGHPDLFLTMTCNTEWDEMQKMMDLLPGCRIENCPDIIARVFKLKVDQLCNDIQKNEIFGKCIALMYVVEYQKRGLPHIHMLIWLDGSAKPKTCEKVDDLVSAELPDPETEPELYEIVKKFMIHGPCGKQNPKCPCMKDFKCTRHFPKKYSPSTSFDSSGFPIYKRRKTSSNVKFRKGVLDNQWVVPYNKYLLLRYQCHINLEICAHASSLKYLFKYCLKGHDQATVLINTQKVTDVPGMKEQVIDEIKTFLDGRYICGVEAAHRIYGFDVHHRTIAVQRLPFHLPHQKACTFRSKDDLASVERLWSMEKSKLEAYFELNKVDISAQKYSYSQIPQFYVWDGQSSMWCSRKKGYQIGRLTYTHHGSGELWYLRMLLCKICGPTSFKDLLTVGGVVYPTFQAACDARGWLASDKEWDEALTECSSVGFANQVRELFVYIILNCKVYDIGTLWIKHNLKMSEDILYKRRKVTGKNELVLSDKEIEFYTLAEIDNLLRSVGKSLQHFKNLPQPDGSYLNSGNDNLIVEETSYNTQEELRRHNEMFKQLNHEQLQVYQSIIHSVENKTGGMFFVYGSGGCGKTYLWGTIISKLRSQRKIVLPVASSGIAATLMPGGRTAHSRFKIPIIIDEDSSCNISHKSNIAQLLKKTELIIWDEAPMQHRFAFEALDRTLRDIMKSVSQDRHEKVFGGITVLLGGDFCQILPVINRAPHSEVVSASINRSRLWDECQLYLLSVNMRVSKGKSEKQKETARRFNQWVLDIGNGKIPSCTETGDVFDDVDIEIPEEFCIKSDNFSVEEIINSTYPELLSNYKDEVYMRGRAILSPTNEIVHEVNAVILEKLPGQVHSFLSIDSAEEIGESEEEFNASFPIEYLNALNEPGLPPHNLLLKENVVVMLMRNLNQILGLCNGTRMIVRKCLKHCVLCKVISGAHKGTLHFIPRIEMSPTDSHLPFKLNRLQLPLQICYAMTINKSQGQSLDSVGLYLPRSVFSHGQLYVAISRVTSPSGLKIYIKGPNGGSTNVTKNAVYE, from the exons ATGTGGAAAGAAGAACGAAGCAATAAGACTGTAATCAAAGGTAAAGCTCGATTTATGAAGTGTTGTATTGATGGAGAAATTCGTCTACCGGAAGCAAATAAAACACCTTCATATCTTAAAGCTTTGTACGAAGACCCAGTGCAAGGACCTAAATTTCATGAAAACGTTACAATATACAATCAAATGTTTTCCTTCACTTCAATGGGAGGAAATGTTGACAGGTCTATAAATAATGGTGGCGGTCCTGTAGTATACAGGTTGAATGGTGTTAACATTCATCAATTTGGCTCTTTACTTCCCACTGGATCATCTAATCCCAAATTCTGTCAAATGTACATTTACAACACTGAGAACGAGATTGTAAATCGAATGAGATGGATTGATAATCCTGAGAAACGAGGGATCAATCCCCGGATTGTTGAAGGGCTAATCAAGATGTTTGACGAAATTAACGTGTTAGTCCAGAAATTTCGTCAGGCATGTGATCGTTTCAAAGAGGATAATATTGTCCAGTTGAAGATACACTTGAAGGCATCCCGATCAGTTAGTGGTCGTCCTAATAACATATCTCCTTCAGACGAAGTGGCTGCAGTTCTGGTCGGGGATACCAAGTATACAAAAGGAGTACGTGACATCGTTGTTGAAAGCAACATAAAAGGTCTTACTCGAATCCCAGAGATTCATCCTCTGCGAGCTTCTTTACAATTTCCCATACTCTTTCCCAACGGGGAGGACGGTTACCATGAACACCTACATTATTACaagaaaggaaaaagaaaaaatggaGAGAAGAAGAGGGAAAAAATAACGGCGAAAGAGTATTATTCCTATAAACTTCAAGTCAGAAAGAACCAAG ATTATACCTTGCGTTTGGGAGGTAGGCTTTACCAACAGTACATTGTTGACTCCTTTTCATCCATTGAGCAAGCACGTCTATATTGGGTTAAAAAACATCAAGAGGAGTTAAGATGTGATCTGTACAACAATATCCGTGATCAGGTTAGAATTGGTGACGGTGATAGTTCAAACGTCGGTAAATCGTACATCTTACCATCATCTTTTACTGGTTCTAAAAGATATATGCAGCAAAACTTCCAAGATGCTCTGGCCGTTTGTCGTGTTATTGGACATCCTGATCTTTTTCTTACTATGACATGCAACACTGAATGGGATGAAATGCAAAAGATGATGGATCTTTTACCTGGTTGCCGTATTGAGAACTGCCCTGATATTATAGCAAGAGTTTTCAAACTAAAAGTTGATCAACTTTGCAACGATATTCAGAAGAATGAAATATTCGGGAAGTGTATTGCAC TTATGTATGTGGTCGAATATCAGAAGCGCGGACTTCCCCATATTCACATGTTAATATGGTTGGACGGCTCAGCTAAACCGAAAACCTGTGAGAAAGTTGACGATCTGGTCAGTGCTGAACTACCAGATCCCGAAACCGAACCCGAACTTTACGAAATTGTAAAGAAATTTATGATTCATGGTCCATGTGGAAAGCAGAATCCCAAATGTCCTTGCATGAAAGATTTCAAGTGTACTAGACATTTCCCAAAGAA GTATTCACCGTCAACATCATTTGATAGTTCAGGCTTTCCCATTTACAAGCGTCGTAAAACATCAAGCAATGTCAAATTCCGCAAAGGTGTTTTGGATAACCAATGGGTTGTACCGTACAACAAATATTTACTCCTACGGTACCAATGTCACataaatttagaaatatgtGCTCATGCAAGTAGtttgaaatatttgttcaaatactGCCTTAAAGGACATGATCAAGCCACTGTTCTCATAAACACACAGAAGGTAACAGATGTACCTGGAATGAAAGAACAAGTCATAGATGAAATCAAAACCTTCCTCGATGGTCGTTACATATGTGGTGTTGAAGCTGCTCATAGGATTTATGGTTTTGATGTTCATCATAGGACCATAGCCGTTCAGCGTCTTCCTTTCCATCTTCCTCACCAAAAAGCCTGTACATTTCGCAGCAAAGATGACCTTGCTTCTGTAGAAAGGCTGTGGTCAATGGAGAAGAGCAAACTAGAAGCTTATTTTGAACTAAATAAAGTTGATATATCCGCTCAGAAATATTCTTACAGTCAAATCCCACAATTTTACGTCTGGGACGGCCAATCATCAATGTGGTGTTCAAGAAAGAAGGGTTATCAGATTGGTAGGCTGACTTACACTCATCATGGTAGTGGCGAGTTGTGGTATTTGAGAATGCTTCTTTGTAAAATATGCGGGCCAACTTCTTTTAAAGATCTTCTTACTGTGGGAGGAGTAGTTTATCCTACATTCCAAGCTGCATGTGATGCTCGTGGATGGCTTGCCAGTGACAAGGAATGGGACGAGGCTCTGACTGAATGTTCTTCTGTAGGCTTTGCTAACCAAGTACGTGAACTGTTTGTTTACATAATATTAAATTGCAAAGTGTATGACATAGGAACCCTGTGGATCAAACATAATCTTAAAATGTCGGaagatattttatataaaaggaGGAAGGTAACAGGCAAGAATGAGTTGGTGCTGTCTGACAAGGAAATAGAATTTTACACCCTTGCCG aaATCGACAATCTTCTTCGTTCGGTTGGAAAATCGCTTCAACATTTCAAGAACTTACCTCAACCAGACGGATCATACTTGAATTCTGGaaatgacaatctaattgttgAAGAAACATCATACAACACTCAAGAGGAGCTCCGTAGACATAATGAAATGTTCAAGCAACTTAACCATGAACAACTACAAGTTTATCAAAGTATAATTCATTCGGTGGAAAACAAAACTGGAGGAATGTTTTTTGTCTATGGTAGTGGAGGTTGTGGGAAAACCTATTTGTGGGGTACTATAATTTCCAAACTTCGATCACAGCGTAAGATTGTTCTTCCCGTAGCTTCATCAGGAATTGCAGCAACATTAATGCCTGGAGGACGCACGGCACATTCACGTTTCAAGATACCTATAATCATTGATGAAGATTCCTCATGCAACATTTCACACAAATCTAACATTGCCCAGCTCTTGAAGAAGACTGAGCTTATCATATGGGACGAGGCGCCTATGCAGCACCGTTTTGCTTTCGAAGCATTAGATCGTACTTTACGTGATATAATGAAGTCAGTTTCGCAAGATAGGCATGAAAAAGTTTTTGGCGGGATAACAGTGCTTCTCGGTGGCGATTTTTGCCAGATACTACCCGTCATAAACCGTGCACCACATAGTGAAGTGGTATCCGCCTCTATCAATCGTTCCAGATTGTGGGATGAATGTCAACTTTATTTGCTTAGTGTAAACATGCGAGTGAGTAAAGGCAAATCTGAAAAGCAGAAAGAAACTGCAAGGCGTTTCAATCAGTGGGTGCTTGATATAGGCAATGGTAAGATTCCCAGTTGCACTGAGACCGGGGATGTTTTTGATGATGTAGACattgagattccggaagaattTTGCATAAAGTCAGACAACTTTTCCGTGGAGGAAATCATCAATTCAACCTATCCGGAGTTGCTATCAAATTACAAAGATGAGGTTTACATGCGGGGGCGAGCTATTTTAAGTCCTACAAATGAGATAGTTCATGAAGTCAACGCTGTAATTCTAGAAAAGTTACCAGGCCAAGTCCACTCTTTCCTTAGCATCGACTCCGCTGAAGAGATTGGGGAATCAGAAGAAGAGTTCAATGCATCATTTCCAATTGAGTATCTGAATGCTCTGAATGAACCAGGCCTGCCGCCTCATAATTTGCTACTCAAAGAGAATGTTGTGGTAATGCTTATGAGGAATCTAAATCAGATTTTAGGCTTGTGCAATGGTACAAGAATGATAGTTCGAAAATGTTTGAAACACTGTGTTCTATGCAAAGTAATATCCGGTGCACATAAAGGTACCCTGCACTTTATCCCACGAATAGAGATGTCTCCAACTGATAGTCACCTACCCTTCAAGCTCAACCGGCTTCAACTGCCACTTCAAATTTGCTACGCGATGACTATAAACAAGTCTCAAGGTCAGTCTCTCGACAGTGTCGGTCTTTACCTGCCAAGATCTGTGTTCTCCCATGGCCAGCTTTATGTGGCTATTAGCCGGGTAACTTCTCCATCTGGCTTAAAGATTTACATAAAGGGTCCAAATGGCGGAAGTACCAACGTTACCAAGAACGCTGTCTACGAATAA